One Candidatus Binataceae bacterium DNA segment encodes these proteins:
- a CDS encoding NAD(P)-binding protein, translated as MSETRPIKVAIVGGGCASIAAAFELSRPEHQGKYEITIYQVGWRIGGKGASGRGLADRIEEHGLHVWMGFYENAFRLLRECYAELNRDPKQCRFADWRDAFVTEPINGVLDKLSNGKWYPRLTQFPPTDGFPGDPLSEHNPFSIRGYLIRGFQSLRVLLSASQLRSSQGSYGADQFTSTPEPSSSTAEFILDNISRLLRYGIVGGITGVIEATGLMQVALEFVPLVSEGILVRLCELIAESARAVLRPLIESDDEMRWIWEITDLVVASALGVLRCGLLNDPRGLDPLDQYEMREFLVMNGASESTLRSSLLRGCYDLAFAYEDGDFSRPAIAAGQAIRGAVRMFFTYRGSIFWKMRAGMGDIVFAPFYEVLKRRNVRFEFFHRLENVKLAKHLRPGERCYVEALEFDVQARIKGGGEYQPLVDVRGVPCWPSLPDFDQLVDGQRFAGERRDFESHWERRKVATRTLRVKDDFDVVVLGVGLGAIPYVCGEIVHHDRRWSEMVKHCKTVATQAFQIWMSKPVEHLGWRYNQCTVTSFERPFDTWADMRHLISEETWTTQPRAIAYFCSALPDAQIPRPTDSDYAEQSLYRVKRNAIEFLERSMGHLWPGAVGRDGFRFDLLMDPQHPNRPGRANDESAFDTQYWRANVNPSDRYCLSVPGSIKFRISPLDNTYDNLCVAGDWTYCGFNQGCVEAAVMSGRLAAHAISGFPRLTEIVGYDHP; from the coding sequence TTGTCTGAGACGCGACCAATAAAGGTTGCAATCGTGGGCGGCGGCTGCGCTTCGATCGCCGCGGCCTTCGAGCTGAGCCGCCCCGAGCATCAGGGAAAATACGAGATCACCATTTACCAGGTCGGATGGCGAATCGGCGGCAAAGGCGCCTCGGGACGCGGGCTGGCCGATCGTATCGAGGAGCACGGCCTCCACGTCTGGATGGGGTTTTATGAAAACGCGTTTCGCCTGCTGCGCGAGTGCTACGCCGAGCTGAATCGCGATCCGAAGCAGTGCCGATTCGCGGACTGGCGCGACGCTTTCGTGACCGAACCGATCAACGGCGTCCTCGACAAACTCAGCAACGGAAAATGGTATCCACGCCTCACGCAATTCCCGCCAACCGACGGTTTCCCCGGCGACCCGCTGTCGGAGCACAATCCTTTCAGCATCCGCGGATACCTGATTCGGGGCTTCCAGTCGCTGCGGGTTTTGCTCAGCGCATCGCAGCTTCGTTCGAGTCAGGGCTCATACGGCGCCGATCAATTCACGTCCACGCCGGAGCCGAGCTCGAGCACGGCGGAATTTATCCTCGATAATATTTCGCGGCTGTTGCGCTACGGCATCGTTGGCGGAATCACGGGCGTGATCGAGGCGACCGGCTTGATGCAGGTCGCGCTCGAATTCGTGCCCTTGGTGAGCGAGGGAATCCTGGTTCGCCTGTGCGAACTGATCGCCGAGAGTGCTCGCGCCGTGCTGCGCCCGCTGATCGAGAGCGACGACGAGATGCGCTGGATCTGGGAAATCACGGATCTCGTGGTCGCGAGTGCGCTCGGCGTGTTGCGCTGCGGGCTGCTCAACGATCCGCGCGGCCTCGATCCGCTCGACCAGTACGAGATGCGCGAGTTCCTGGTGATGAACGGCGCGTCGGAGAGCACGCTGCGATCGTCGCTTCTGCGCGGATGCTACGACCTTGCGTTCGCCTACGAGGATGGCGATTTTTCGCGGCCGGCGATCGCGGCGGGGCAGGCGATTCGCGGCGCGGTGCGGATGTTCTTCACGTATCGCGGCTCGATTTTCTGGAAGATGCGCGCCGGCATGGGCGACATCGTATTTGCGCCATTCTACGAAGTGCTGAAACGGCGCAACGTCAGGTTCGAGTTTTTTCATCGGCTCGAAAACGTCAAGCTCGCAAAGCATCTGCGGCCCGGCGAGCGATGCTACGTCGAGGCGCTCGAGTTCGACGTCCAGGCGCGGATAAAGGGCGGTGGCGAGTATCAACCGCTCGTCGATGTGCGCGGTGTTCCGTGCTGGCCGTCGCTGCCCGACTTCGATCAGCTCGTTGATGGACAACGCTTTGCGGGCGAGCGGCGCGATTTCGAATCGCACTGGGAGCGAAGGAAAGTCGCAACGCGAACGCTGCGCGTCAAGGATGACTTCGACGTCGTCGTGCTCGGCGTCGGCCTCGGCGCGATTCCATACGTATGCGGCGAAATCGTGCATCACGACCGCCGATGGTCCGAGATGGTCAAGCACTGCAAAACCGTCGCAACCCAGGCGTTTCAGATCTGGATGTCCAAACCAGTCGAACACCTCGGCTGGCGCTACAATCAGTGCACCGTCACTTCGTTCGAGCGTCCCTTCGATACTTGGGCCGATATGCGGCATCTGATCAGCGAAGAGACGTGGACCACGCAGCCGCGCGCGATCGCGTACTTCTGCTCTGCTCTTCCCGATGCGCAAATTCCGCGTCCCACTGACAGCGACTATGCCGAGCAGAGCCTCTATCGCGTTAAGCGCAATGCCATCGAGTTCCTCGAGCGTAGCATGGGGCATCTGTGGCCCGGCGCGGTCGGCCGCGACGGGTTTCGCTTCGATCTGTTGATGGATCCGCAGCATCCAAATCGCCCGGGCAGGGCTAACGACGAGTCGGCTTTCGATACTCAATACTGGCGGGCGAACGTCAATCCGTCGGACCGTTATTGTCTGAGCGTGCCCGGATCGATCAAGTTCCGGATCTCGCCCCTCGACAATACTTACGATAACTTGTGCGTAGCTGGGGATTGGACATACTGCGGATTCAATCAAGGCTGCGTCGAGGCGGCTGTGATGTCCGGGCGGCTTGCGGCTCATGCGATTTCCGGGTTTCCGCGGCTCACTGAAATTGTCGGCTATGATCATCCGTAG
- a CDS encoding polyprenyl synthetase family protein: protein MSSAPHMSNGARHSSRIVPQKLREYGTLVRTELQRYLPHREPRRYLYDLIADYPQRGGKMMRPSLCIATARAFGANLEEALGSAIAIELMHNALLIHDDIEDESEERRGRPTLHMLHGVPLAINAGDLLSLLSLRPLMDNMSMLGPELALRILEETDLMARETAEGQALELGWRQENSTALTTSDYLEMVLKKTCWLATIYPIRVGALIGTRGQADLDAFFRFGFFLGASFQIQDDLLNLARDDGRYGKERGGDLWEGKRTLMLIHLLQHLEADDRVRLCSILSTKREERSAKDVGWIHKTMVDRGSIAYARQIANRLAGVALHEFGMLFSDLEDSPDKRFLEEIVPWVIARDLN, encoded by the coding sequence TTGAGCAGCGCTCCCCACATGAGCAATGGCGCGAGGCATTCATCGCGCATCGTTCCGCAAAAGCTGCGCGAGTATGGCACTCTCGTCCGCACCGAACTTCAGCGCTACCTGCCGCATCGCGAGCCGCGGCGCTATCTATACGATCTAATCGCCGATTATCCGCAGCGCGGCGGCAAGATGATGCGGCCGTCGCTGTGTATCGCGACCGCGCGCGCTTTCGGTGCGAACCTCGAAGAGGCGCTGGGCTCCGCGATCGCGATCGAGTTGATGCACAATGCGCTCTTGATTCACGACGATATCGAAGATGAAAGCGAGGAGCGCCGCGGCCGTCCGACGCTGCACATGCTGCACGGCGTTCCGCTCGCGATCAATGCCGGAGACCTGCTGAGCCTGCTCAGTCTACGGCCGCTGATGGACAACATGAGTATGCTCGGTCCGGAGCTGGCGCTGCGAATCCTCGAGGAGACTGACCTGATGGCGCGGGAGACGGCCGAGGGTCAGGCCCTCGAGCTGGGATGGCGTCAGGAAAACTCGACCGCGCTCACCACCTCTGATTATTTGGAAATGGTGCTGAAGAAGACCTGCTGGCTCGCGACTATATATCCAATTCGTGTCGGCGCACTTATTGGCACTCGCGGGCAGGCAGATCTTGATGCATTTTTCCGGTTCGGATTTTTCCTCGGGGCGAGTTTCCAAATCCAGGACGATCTGCTGAACCTCGCTCGCGACGACGGGCGCTACGGCAAGGAACGGGGCGGCGATTTGTGGGAAGGCAAGCGAACGCTGATGCTGATCCATTTGCTGCAACATCTGGAGGCCGACGATCGGGTGCGCCTGTGTTCGATACTAAGCACCAAACGCGAGGAACGCAGCGCAAAGGACGTTGGCTGGATACATAAGACGATGGTCGATCGCGGCAGTATCGCCTATGCGCGGCAGATCGCAAATCGGCTCGCGGGTGTGGCGCTGCACGAGTTTGGTATGCTCTTCTCCGACCTCGAGGACTCGCCCGACAAGCGCTTTCTCGAGGAGATCGTACCCTGGGTTATCGCGCGCGATCTCAACTGA